CACCCGGCCGGTCGCCGCGCCCATCCCGACCAGCGCGACCGACGCGATGCTGCCCGGCGCCTTCGCATTCTGCATGTGCACGGCCTGGAAGGCGGCGGCGCAGGCGAGCGCGACGTTCAGCGTCTCCCGCACGTTCTCCGAGGACTGCTCCATGGTGGGCGCGGCGATCAGGAATTTCGGCGTGGCCGCGCCCGAGGGCACGCAGACGGCGCTGCCGATCGGCAAGGCCTCGCCGAACCCGTCCCGGATCGCCCGCTGCACCCGCAGCTGGATGCCGGCGCCCAGGTGCCGCTTGATCACCGCGTCCACCCCGCCGTTCATCGCGCCGTGCGAGTTGGTCGGGCTGACCCAGGCGTCGGCCTGCTGGGTCAGGATCGATCCCTGATGGATCTCGACCTCCGGGTTGTCGGCGAACGCCGACCTCCAGGCCTCGATCACCTTGGCGTTGACATCGACGAGGATTACCTTGCGCAGCGTGGTCACGGGGAGCAACCTACCGCCGGGGTCCGACAAGAAATCGGCCGCGGCGGGCCTGCGATCATCGCCGCGTGACGGAGACGAATGACCCGCTGAAACTGACCGAGCTCTTCGCCGGCGGCGGTGAGCCGTGGCAGCCGCTGCTCCAGCCGGTGATCGAGGCACAACCCGGCGCCGAGGCGTTCATCGGCCCGGGCCGCGGCCCGCAGGTGGTGCCGGTCCGGGAGCTGACCTTCCAGGCCCTGAAGCCGAACCCGCCGGAGAAGTGGAAGGTCGTCGTCTTCGGACAGAACCCGTATCCGCGACCGGAGAGCGCCACCGGCATCGCGATGTTCGACAACACCTTCCACGACTGGGCGGACAGCCAGTTCGGCCGGGTGGTCAGCATCCGCTGCATCATCAAGGCCGCCGCGATGTGGAAGTACGGCATCCCGAAGAAGACGCCGATCGCCGACATCCGCGCGCTGCTCAAGAAGCACGACACGGTGCAGCCGCCGGAGTGGTTCCAGGCCATGCTCACCCAGGGCGTGCTGCTGCTCAACGCGGCGCTGACCGCGAGCGCCGACGCCGCGCGGGGCACCGACTCGCACACCGCGTTCTGGCGGCCGGTGGTGGAACGGATCGTCGAGGAGATCCTGCGCGCCAAGTCCGCGACGGACGAGGCGGACCGCGGGGTCGTCTTCGCGTGGTGGGGCGCGCACGCGCGTACCCTCAAGAACCTGGTCCTGCGGCTGGAGAAGAAGTATCCCGGGGTCGAGGTGCGGCACATCGACCACCCGAACCCGGCTGCCCAGGGCGACATCTTCTGCGACAACGAGCACTTCGCCGTGGTCAACGACGCCCTGCGGGGTCTCGGGATGGACCCGGTCGACTGGCTGCCCAGCGC
Above is a genomic segment from Actinoplanes ianthinogenes containing:
- a CDS encoding macro domain-containing protein → MTTLRKVILVDVNAKVIEAWRSAFADNPEVEIHQGSILTQQADAWVSPTNSHGAMNGGVDAVIKRHLGAGIQLRVQRAIRDGFGEALPIGSAVCVPSGAATPKFLIAAPTMEQSSENVRETLNVALACAAAFQAVHMQNAKAPGSIASVALVGMGAATGRVPAQVCANLMWAGYTLFQDFSFDDYAELRATVTGQLGDIETRPATERVRITPPAARR
- a CDS encoding ADP-ribosyltransferase domain-containing protein, with the protein product MTETNDPLKLTELFAGGGEPWQPLLQPVIEAQPGAEAFIGPGRGPQVVPVRELTFQALKPNPPEKWKVVVFGQNPYPRPESATGIAMFDNTFHDWADSQFGRVVSIRCIIKAAAMWKYGIPKKTPIADIRALLKKHDTVQPPEWFQAMLTQGVLLLNAALTASADAARGTDSHTAFWRPVVERIVEEILRAKSATDEADRGVVFAWWGAHARTLKNLVLRLEKKYPGVEVRHIDHPNPAAQGDIFCDNEHFAVVNDALRGLGMDPVDWLPSAGWNQASDHADRMGAFITSTMELHQLYLERLASVKDEGLSLPAISGVLDTPLLDFRKAVAPAAEVLGGLDHYVDRSQRFGEQVADASGLSADEVAALFLYTCESAFYRQINATLRHPDRSRITPYLPYLRLLFAAVDRLPVRREPLWRGVSLDLRPQYPLGRTVTWWGVSSCTSKLSVAQAFLGGRGKRTLFEVTPARAVGIRGFSAFTGEEEFILAPGTRLTVTEVRAERGGLCTVKLTEHTGRRMVS